A stretch of the Chitinophaga sp. Cy-1792 genome encodes the following:
- a CDS encoding beta-ketoacyl synthase N-terminal-like domain-containing protein, with the protein MQKVFVAADNIVSPLGCTTLQNFEAVLQGNSGIRLHEDAAYANAPFYAAMMAPGQLESYAGKYNLQGYTKFETLLITSIANALEQTAIPVQDKRTGLIVSTTKGNIELLEQTVNQEMVNGQEDLHARFPDMPVDFMELGSSAEKVAAYFGVVNKPVVVSSACISGLVAIITAKRLMSAGVYDQVIVTGADVFTRFVLSGFQSFQAVSALPCKPFDANRTGVTLGEGAATVILTKDPALARDIVLGNGAVSNDANHISGPSRTGEELAAAMKLALAGSGLEAGEIAFVSAHGTATPYNDEMEAKALHHAGLAERPVNSLKGYYGHTLGAAGLIEAVISMEALKKGVVLPTKNFETSGVTMPVHISNAIAHTDARHLLKTVSGFGGCNAAMVFSLIS; encoded by the coding sequence ATGCAAAAGGTTTTTGTTGCTGCTGATAATATCGTGAGTCCGCTGGGATGCACCACCCTACAGAACTTTGAGGCGGTATTGCAGGGTAATAGCGGCATCCGTTTACACGAAGATGCTGCTTATGCCAATGCGCCGTTTTATGCTGCTATGATGGCGCCTGGTCAGTTGGAGTCCTATGCCGGAAAATATAACCTGCAGGGTTATACGAAGTTTGAGACACTGCTGATTACTTCTATCGCCAACGCACTGGAACAGACAGCCATCCCGGTACAGGATAAGCGCACCGGCCTGATCGTGTCTACCACCAAAGGTAATATCGAGTTGCTGGAGCAGACAGTCAACCAGGAAATGGTCAATGGACAGGAAGACCTGCACGCCAGGTTCCCTGATATGCCGGTAGATTTCATGGAGCTGGGCAGCAGCGCTGAAAAGGTGGCCGCGTATTTTGGCGTGGTCAACAAGCCGGTGGTTGTGAGCAGTGCCTGTATATCAGGACTGGTAGCCATTATTACAGCTAAAAGACTGATGAGTGCGGGTGTATATGATCAGGTAATAGTAACGGGGGCAGATGTGTTCACCCGGTTTGTATTATCTGGTTTTCAGTCGTTTCAGGCGGTGAGTGCCCTTCCCTGCAAGCCTTTTGATGCCAACAGGACAGGGGTGACGCTGGGTGAAGGTGCTGCCACCGTGATACTGACCAAAGATCCGGCATTAGCCCGGGATATTGTGTTGGGCAATGGTGCAGTAAGTAATGATGCCAACCATATTTCGGGGCCTTCCCGCACCGGCGAAGAGCTGGCGGCAGCCATGAAACTGGCATTGGCAGGCAGTGGCCTGGAGGCGGGTGAAATCGCATTTGTATCTGCCCACGGTACTGCTACACCGTATAATGATGAGATGGAAGCGAAAGCCCTGCATCATGCGGGCCTGGCAGAGCGGCCGGTAAACAGTCTGAAAGGCTATTATGGCCATACGCTGGGAGCAGCAGGACTGATAGAGGCCGTGATCAGTATGGAAGCGTTGAAGAAAGGGGTAGTACTGCCGACAAAGAATTTTGAAACTTCCGGTGTAACGATGCCGGTTCATATTAGTAATGCCATTGCGCACACCGATGCCAGACATCTCCTGAAAACCGTATCAGGTTTTGGCGGTTGCAATGCAGCGATGGTTTTTAGTTTAATCAGCTGA
- a CDS encoding NAD(P)/FAD-dependent oxidoreductase: protein MRTEQVDVLVIGAGPAGSVAASIIHQAGYKVKVVEKLKFPRFVIGESLLPRCMEALEEAKFIDAISAKGFQQKFGAKFVKNDLVCDFTFKEQHTPGWQWTWQVTRADFDKTLADTVESMGVPVSYETTVTDIRFNGSDSVTTVEDKDGNISQIEARFIVDGSGYGRVIPKLFNLEKNSNLQPRKALFAHTVDKRRSMADEPNRITAVVHKKGTWIWIIPFSTGVTSLGFVSDPSFFEEFPGTDEEKYRAMLESEPYTRERFRDVELVFEPRILQSWSATTDKFYGDGYVLTGNVTEFLDPIFSSGVTLACVSSQTAAKLVIKKLKGEAVDWEKEYMEPTMQGVNTFRSYVMAWYEGTLDTIFFSKDPDPEIKGKICSVLAGYVWDTSNPFVTNHDTALKRLARTIELTEKLKSSSTIEE, encoded by the coding sequence ATGAGAACTGAACAAGTCGATGTGCTGGTTATTGGCGCTGGTCCTGCGGGATCAGTAGCTGCGTCTATTATTCACCAGGCTGGCTATAAGGTGAAGGTGGTGGAGAAGCTGAAATTTCCCCGTTTTGTGATCGGGGAGAGCTTGCTGCCACGTTGCATGGAAGCATTGGAGGAAGCGAAATTTATTGATGCTATTTCTGCCAAAGGTTTTCAGCAGAAATTTGGCGCCAAATTCGTGAAGAATGACCTTGTATGTGATTTCACTTTTAAAGAACAACATACGCCGGGATGGCAATGGACATGGCAGGTAACCCGTGCCGACTTCGACAAAACCCTTGCTGATACAGTGGAAAGCATGGGTGTTCCGGTTTCTTACGAAACAACGGTAACGGATATACGATTTAATGGTTCCGATTCTGTAACTACTGTTGAAGATAAAGACGGTAATATTTCACAGATTGAGGCCAGGTTTATTGTGGATGGAAGTGGCTATGGACGTGTGATTCCTAAGCTGTTTAACCTGGAGAAGAATTCCAATTTACAGCCTCGTAAGGCATTATTCGCGCATACGGTGGATAAGCGCCGTTCCATGGCAGACGAGCCTAACCGTATCACAGCGGTGGTGCATAAAAAAGGTACGTGGATCTGGATTATTCCATTTTCTACTGGTGTTACCAGTCTGGGTTTTGTTAGTGATCCTTCATTCTTTGAAGAGTTTCCGGGTACCGACGAAGAGAAATACCGCGCAATGCTGGAGTCGGAACCTTATACCAGGGAGCGTTTCCGTGATGTAGAGCTGGTATTTGAGCCAAGGATTCTGCAATCATGGTCCGCTACCACCGATAAGTTTTACGGTGATGGGTATGTGCTGACAGGTAACGTAACAGAATTCCTGGACCCGATTTTCTCATCTGGCGTAACTTTGGCTTGCGTGTCGAGCCAGACGGCGGCAAAGCTGGTGATTAAAAAGCTGAAGGGCGAAGCCGTAGACTGGGAGAAGGAATATATGGAGCCAACCATGCAGGGCGTGAATACCTTCCGTTCCTATGTGATGGCCTGGTACGAGGGAACACTCGATACCATTTTCTTCTCCAAAGATCCTGATCCTGAGATTAAAGGAAAGATTTGTTCAGTACTGGCGGGTTATGTGTGGGATACTTCTAATCCTTTCGTAACCAACCATGACACTGCTTTGAAGCGACTGGCACGCACCATTGAATTAACGGAGAAATTAAAAAGCAGTTCTACGATTGAAGAATAA
- a CDS encoding beta-ketoacyl synthase chain length factor, producing the protein MNIYINGTGCISPQETAQIGPLFATLREYEQVRLSTVDPDYKQWIDLKQIRRMSRVVKMGVGAANLSMEEAGIAMPDAIITGTAYGCLDDTGVFLNKMVSQHEEMLTPTAFIQSTHNTVGGQIALIMGCNAYNNTFVHRGFSFENSLLDAMMILREGEAKNVLTGGLDEITNYSHQILSRFGIYKKEPVKTMELLNSPVRGTIAGEGAAFFTLSTEKGAHAAAELVGISTLYKPMWEGEVIGHIVKFLEEHDTSLGDIDLLVTGRNGDIDQDEMYEEVAAALFPEHPEACFKHLCGEYPTAMAFGMWMANRMIAEQDAPDAAMFYGQAPAKLKNILIYNHHQGTHHSLILLRAC; encoded by the coding sequence ATGAACATCTATATAAACGGCACCGGTTGTATATCGCCGCAGGAAACTGCCCAGATAGGTCCCTTATTCGCTACGCTGAGGGAATACGAACAGGTGCGTCTGTCGACCGTTGATCCTGACTACAAACAATGGATCGACCTGAAACAGATCCGCAGAATGAGCCGGGTAGTGAAAATGGGCGTAGGTGCGGCTAACCTGAGTATGGAAGAAGCAGGTATTGCCATGCCGGATGCAATCATCACCGGTACAGCGTATGGCTGCCTCGATGATACAGGTGTATTTCTTAATAAAATGGTATCGCAGCACGAGGAAATGTTGACTCCTACTGCGTTTATACAATCTACACACAATACCGTAGGTGGACAGATAGCCCTGATCATGGGTTGTAATGCCTACAACAATACCTTCGTTCACCGTGGATTTTCATTTGAGAATTCCCTACTGGATGCCATGATGATACTGCGGGAAGGCGAAGCTAAAAACGTGCTCACAGGAGGTTTAGACGAAATTACCAATTACAGCCACCAGATACTTTCCCGTTTTGGCATCTATAAAAAAGAGCCGGTGAAAACGATGGAGCTGCTGAATAGTCCTGTACGTGGCACTATTGCTGGCGAAGGTGCGGCTTTCTTTACACTGAGTACAGAAAAAGGGGCCCATGCGGCAGCAGAACTGGTGGGCATCTCCACACTATATAAGCCAATGTGGGAGGGAGAAGTAATCGGTCATATCGTAAAATTTCTGGAAGAACATGATACTTCTCTGGGAGATATCGACCTGCTGGTAACCGGCAGAAACGGCGATATCGATCAGGATGAGATGTATGAAGAAGTTGCAGCAGCCTTATTTCCGGAGCATCCGGAGGCCTGCTTCAAACATCTTTGCGGAGAATATCCTACTGCGATGGCCTTCGGAATGTGGATGGCCAACAGGATGATCGCGGAGCAGGATGCACCAGATGCAGCCATGTTCTACGGACAGGCGCCAGCTAAACTGAAAAATATTTTAATCTATAATCATCACCAGGGAACACACCATTCCCTGATATTGCTGCGTGCATGCTGA
- a CDS encoding thioesterase family protein, producing the protein MALTESTTVQVRFNDCDPLGIVWHGNYVQYFEDGREAFGEKYGLRYLDIAARGYTVPLVNIQCDYKRPLKYGDKVVVHTTYVDDLAAKLKFEYKLTNAATGEVVATGSSVQVFLDKESGLLQLTLPPFFSEWKKEQGLV; encoded by the coding sequence ATGGCATTAACCGAAAGCACCACTGTACAGGTCAGATTTAACGACTGTGACCCGTTGGGGATCGTATGGCATGGGAATTATGTGCAGTATTTTGAAGACGGAAGGGAGGCTTTCGGGGAAAAATACGGCTTACGCTACCTGGACATTGCAGCCAGGGGATATACCGTACCACTGGTAAATATACAGTGTGACTATAAGCGTCCGCTGAAATATGGCGACAAGGTAGTTGTACATACTACCTATGTGGATGACCTTGCCGCAAAACTGAAATTCGAATATAAACTAACCAACGCAGCCACGGGTGAGGTGGTGGCTACCGGCTCCAGTGTCCAGGTATTCCTGGACAAGGAATCCGGCCTGCTGCAGCTCACCCTGCCGCCTTTTTTCAGTGAATGGAAAAAAGAACAGGGATTGGTATAA
- a CDS encoding beta-ketoacyl synthase, whose protein sequence is MSEKVWIAGGGVISGIGLDLRANIAAFRDMQPGMTAMQYLHSAHRNTFPVAEVKADNDTLADMARMPENTSRTALLSIIAAREAWKSSGLADISQYRVGFVSANTVGGMDKTEDFFQTFLTNPSGGRLQQVVLHECGAVTELVADAMGIRDHISTISTACSSAANALMYGSRLIRNNIVDVVIAGGTDALTRFTLNGFNTLMILDQQPCRPFDDTRTGLNLGEGAGYVVLVSDRLIAQIQPWARLSGFANANDAYHQTASSPDGTGNYLAMKGALHMAGLQPAEIDYINLHGTGTANNDVSEGIAIERLFAPHFPAMSSTKSFTGHTLGASGGIEAVYAALSLKEGIIYPNARFEHQMKELPFAPVTTFSTGNDLHHVMSNSFGFGGNCSSLVFSKE, encoded by the coding sequence ATGAGTGAAAAGGTATGGATCGCAGGTGGTGGTGTTATCAGCGGCATTGGCCTTGATTTGCGGGCTAATATAGCCGCATTCAGGGATATGCAGCCGGGCATGACTGCCATGCAATACCTGCATTCTGCACATCGTAATACTTTCCCGGTAGCGGAAGTGAAAGCAGATAACGACACCCTGGCCGATATGGCCAGGATGCCGGAAAATACCAGCAGAACAGCATTGCTGAGTATCATTGCTGCAAGAGAAGCCTGGAAATCTTCCGGGCTGGCGGATATTTCCCAATACCGTGTAGGATTTGTATCTGCCAATACCGTTGGTGGTATGGACAAAACGGAAGATTTCTTCCAGACATTCCTTACAAACCCCAGCGGTGGCCGGTTGCAGCAGGTGGTACTCCACGAATGCGGCGCCGTTACGGAGCTGGTAGCAGATGCCATGGGTATCCGCGATCATATTTCCACCATCAGCACCGCCTGCTCTTCGGCGGCCAATGCGCTGATGTATGGCTCCCGCCTGATCCGCAACAATATTGTGGATGTGGTAATCGCCGGTGGTACCGATGCGCTCACCAGATTTACCCTGAATGGTTTTAATACCCTGATGATATTAGACCAGCAGCCCTGCCGTCCGTTTGATGATACCCGTACCGGGTTGAATCTGGGCGAAGGCGCCGGTTATGTTGTACTTGTTTCCGACAGACTGATTGCGCAAATACAGCCATGGGCAAGACTCAGCGGCTTTGCCAATGCCAACGATGCCTATCACCAGACGGCATCATCGCCGGATGGAACAGGTAATTACCTTGCCATGAAAGGCGCCTTGCATATGGCTGGTTTACAGCCTGCGGAGATTGACTATATCAACCTGCATGGCACCGGCACCGCCAACAACGACGTTTCAGAAGGTATTGCCATCGAGCGACTTTTTGCGCCACATTTTCCGGCGATGAGCTCCACGAAGTCCTTTACGGGACACACGCTAGGCGCCAGCGGCGGCATTGAAGCAGTATATGCGGCACTGTCACTGAAAGAAGGTATCATTTATCCCAACGCAAGGTTCGAACACCAGATGAAAGAACTGCCTTTTGCGCCGGTAACGACCTTCAGCACTGGCAACGACCTGCATCATGTGATGTCTAACTCTTTCGGGTTTGGTGGAAATTGTTCCAGCCTGGTGTTTTCAAAAGAATAA
- a CDS encoding beta-ketoacyl synthase N-terminal-like domain-containing protein yields MKNKAYITGSCIIRNNSITLNGQLLFSSPGVELQEFLRGAYDQFSGQYPKFHKMDPLSKLGWLAAEALLKDSNVYTLPKEAVGMLLSNRSASLDTDLRYYATVMEFASPALFVYTLPNIVMGEISIRHGFKGENTFFVSSSFDAGLLSDYATALFAETPLQACLVAWVEVMEKDYEVVMALVEKEGNIPLSAENLMALYA; encoded by the coding sequence TTGAAGAATAAAGCATATATAACAGGTTCTTGTATAATCAGAAATAACAGCATTACCCTGAACGGGCAGCTGTTATTTTCGTCTCCGGGGGTGGAGTTGCAGGAGTTCCTGCGGGGTGCCTATGATCAGTTTTCGGGTCAGTATCCGAAATTCCATAAAATGGACCCGCTCAGCAAGCTGGGGTGGCTGGCTGCAGAGGCTTTGTTGAAAGATAGTAATGTATATACACTTCCAAAAGAAGCTGTTGGGATGTTATTATCTAACCGTAGCGCCAGTTTGGATACAGACCTGCGATATTATGCCACCGTAATGGAATTTGCCAGTCCGGCCCTGTTTGTATATACCTTACCCAATATTGTAATGGGGGAGATTAGTATCCGGCATGGTTTTAAGGGAGAGAATACCTTTTTTGTGTCTTCATCCTTTGATGCCGGTTTACTGTCGGATTATGCCACTGCACTCTTTGCTGAAACGCCTTTACAGGCTTGTCTGGTAGCGTGGGTAGAGGTAATGGAAAAAGATTATGAAGTAGTGATGGCACTGGTGGAGAAAGAGGGAAATATCCCGTTGTCTGCGGAGAATTTGATGGCATTATATGCCTGA
- a CDS encoding methyltransferase, whose translation MFNKETKTALQAKEAALWLAFAPIAFQATRALRDMGILDAVSKSGSQGITIEEIMAQTNMNRYAVRVLLEAGLGMELVIVNDKKYTLTKTGYFILHDNLTRINMDFTQDICYKGMYHLEESLREGKPAGLKELGPWDTIYPGLSLLPPAVGKSWFDFDHYYSDLATPGALDIVFENKPKRLLDIGGNTGKWALACTAKDPEVEVTIFDLPGQAGLAQKKMQEAGVENRVHFHIANILDESLPFPKGFDAIWMSQFLDCFSEAEIVSILKRCREALNDGGTIYILEPFWNRQQFKSAAFCLQQTSLYFTAMANGNSQMYHTDDFFQCVNDAGLVIAEENNQMGLNYTLLKCRKA comes from the coding sequence GTGTTTAATAAAGAAACAAAAACAGCATTACAGGCCAAAGAAGCCGCGTTATGGCTCGCCTTCGCACCTATTGCTTTCCAGGCTACCAGAGCGCTGCGTGATATGGGTATTTTAGATGCTGTGAGCAAAAGCGGCTCACAGGGTATCACTATCGAAGAAATTATGGCGCAGACCAATATGAACCGCTATGCCGTAAGAGTATTGCTGGAAGCAGGTTTGGGTATGGAGCTGGTGATCGTAAATGATAAAAAATATACACTGACAAAAACGGGTTATTTCATCTTACATGATAATCTGACCCGCATCAATATGGACTTCACACAGGATATCTGCTATAAAGGCATGTACCACCTGGAGGAGTCGCTGAGAGAAGGTAAACCTGCCGGCCTGAAAGAGCTCGGCCCATGGGATACCATCTATCCCGGCTTATCACTGCTGCCACCGGCTGTAGGTAAAAGCTGGTTCGATTTCGACCACTACTATTCAGATCTGGCCACACCAGGCGCTTTGGATATTGTATTTGAAAACAAGCCTAAACGTTTACTGGATATCGGTGGAAACACCGGTAAATGGGCGCTGGCATGTACTGCCAAAGACCCTGAAGTAGAAGTGACCATCTTCGATTTACCTGGTCAGGCTGGCCTGGCGCAAAAGAAAATGCAGGAAGCAGGCGTTGAAAACCGCGTGCATTTCCACATCGCCAATATCCTGGATGAGAGCCTGCCTTTCCCTAAAGGGTTTGATGCCATCTGGATGAGCCAGTTCCTCGATTGTTTTTCTGAAGCGGAAATTGTTTCTATCCTGAAGCGTTGCCGTGAAGCCCTGAACGACGGCGGAACCATCTACATCCTGGAGCCGTTCTGGAACCGTCAGCAGTTTAAATCAGCAGCTTTCTGTTTACAGCAGACATCACTGTATTTCACTGCCATGGCCAATGGTAACAGCCAGATGTACCATACAGATGATTTCTTCCAATGTGTTAATGACGCTGGTTTAGTGATTGCAGAAGAAAACAATCAGATGGGACTGAACTATACATTGCTGAAATGTAGAAAAGCATAA
- a CDS encoding outer membrane lipoprotein carrier protein LolA: protein MRKWILWVMCVCFSLQIQAQTGFKPVTDMTPLKQQFAKAAQNTQTIQCDFVQEKNLSMLSDKITSKGKFWFKKDNKVRMEYQQPSYYLMVMNGSQIRIKDAQKENKVNGKSNKIFEQVNKITVDCVRGTVLDNTDFSTKASENAQYYKLEMVPANKAMKDYFNKITLLVDKQDYSVSKITMEEPSGDDTTISFLHKQLNANIPDALFSAK from the coding sequence ATGCGTAAATGGATATTATGGGTAATGTGTGTGTGCTTCTCGCTACAAATACAAGCCCAGACAGGATTTAAACCAGTGACGGATATGACTCCGCTGAAGCAGCAGTTTGCAAAGGCAGCACAAAACACACAAACGATTCAGTGTGATTTTGTGCAGGAGAAAAATCTCAGTATGCTGTCTGATAAAATCACCAGCAAAGGGAAATTCTGGTTTAAGAAAGATAATAAGGTAAGAATGGAATATCAGCAGCCATCTTATTATCTGATGGTGATGAATGGTAGCCAGATCAGGATCAAGGATGCCCAGAAAGAAAATAAAGTGAATGGGAAGTCCAATAAGATCTTTGAGCAGGTTAATAAAATTACGGTGGACTGTGTAAGAGGGACGGTGCTGGATAATACCGACTTTAGTACCAAAGCATCTGAAAATGCACAATACTACAAGTTGGAAATGGTGCCTGCCAATAAGGCCATGAAAGATTATTTCAATAAAATCACGTTGCTGGTAGATAAGCAGGATTATTCTGTGTCGAAGATCACGATGGAAGAACCATCTGGCGATGATACGACCATCAGCTTTTTACATAAACAACTGAATGCAAATATTCCGGATGCGTTATTTTCTGCTAAGTAG
- a CDS encoding polysaccharide deacetylase family protein, producing MLSYRFSLILTLVALLIITVAKYMMGYHQISGWWYLLAGIHIGLCVWGAINVRSGFFIKTLSSAQTTKKTVALTFDDGPLPEYTPRILDILKAHQVKAVFFCIGRHIPDNEDLLQRIHEEGHVIGNHSYCHDFWFDMYNWRRMELDLLNMNDMAENVLDVQPRLFRPPYGVTNPNLATAVRKTNMTAIGWNIRSLDTVAKDEQKLLEHILSKLKPGAVILLHDTCRITADILPALIEGIRQRGYELERVDKLLKIPAYA from the coding sequence ATGCTGAGTTACAGGTTCTCGCTCATATTAACCTTAGTGGCGCTGCTGATAATAACCGTTGCCAAATATATGATGGGATACCATCAGATATCAGGCTGGTGGTACCTGTTAGCGGGGATACATATTGGGTTGTGTGTATGGGGAGCTATTAACGTGCGTTCCGGTTTTTTTATCAAAACCTTATCATCTGCCCAAACAACAAAAAAAACAGTAGCACTTACCTTCGACGATGGGCCACTGCCGGAATATACACCACGTATACTGGATATACTCAAAGCACACCAGGTGAAGGCCGTATTTTTTTGTATTGGCAGGCATATTCCTGATAACGAGGACTTACTGCAACGTATACACGAAGAAGGGCATGTTATCGGAAATCATTCCTACTGCCATGATTTCTGGTTTGATATGTACAACTGGCGCCGCATGGAGCTGGACCTGCTGAATATGAACGACATGGCAGAGAATGTATTGGATGTACAGCCGCGCCTGTTCAGACCTCCGTATGGAGTTACCAATCCAAACCTGGCCACAGCAGTGCGTAAAACCAATATGACTGCCATCGGGTGGAATATACGTTCGCTGGATACCGTTGCTAAAGATGAACAAAAGCTATTGGAACATATTCTTTCCAAACTCAAGCCTGGCGCAGTAATTCTGTTGCACGATACCTGCAGGATTACGGCTGATATTTTACCGGCACTGATTGAAGGCATTCGCCAACGTGGTTATGAATTGGAGAGAGTAGATAAATTATTAAAAATACCCGCTTATGCGTAA
- a CDS encoding phosphopantetheine-binding protein, with protein sequence MEQLMSDLKSQIIEQLNLQEVKPEDIGNDDPLFKTGLGLDSIDALELIVLLQQHYNIRIANPEQGPEIFHSIRSMAEFITAHQKQQA encoded by the coding sequence GTGGAACAGTTGATGTCGGATCTGAAATCGCAGATCATTGAGCAATTAAACTTGCAGGAAGTTAAACCGGAAGATATCGGTAATGACGATCCTTTATTCAAAACCGGTTTGGGTCTCGATTCTATCGATGCTTTGGAATTGATTGTTCTGCTGCAGCAGCACTATAACATCCGCATTGCTAACCCTGAACAGGGACCTGAAATATTTCATTCCATCCGTTCGATGGCTGAATTTATTACTGCCCATCAAAAGCAACAGGCATGA